The nucleotide sequence CCAGCGGCCTACCTTCCATCCCATAGAGAAGAGCAATGTGAAGTCCGGAGTAGTCGTCTTCTATGACAGGTAAGTCATTTATCCATAGGCTCGCCCGATAAGGCTCGGGCAGCTGCTGCCAAAATCCGCCATGTACCCTGCCGCCAAGTTCCCAACTACCACGGTAAAACACGCGACGAGAAAATTTGTTGTTCTGATCGATCCTGACCTGAGTGGCCCTGCCCGTATTTTCTTGTGCTCGGGTGATGATGGGAAGGTCGAGGGTTGGGATGTCAATGAATGTCTGATCGATCAATGCGTTGTAGGATGACATCGTGGCCCGCATTGCATGGGTCCAATCATTGTCGTCATACTCTTCCCAGCGCTCACGATCACCCCTGCTGAGGATTATGCTTTCTCGTTCGCTGTACGGTGCGATGTCGAACACACCGAACCTAGCACGGGCAAACCTCTCCACCAATTGAGGTGCAGCCCAAATCCGCGTGGTGCGCCCAGCATATTCGGTGCCCAGGTGAAGGCCGATTAAGCCCACCTCATGGGCGCGATGCACAAGCTTGATCATTACAGAAGAGATGTGCAAGGCGTTGTATCGACTGCCACTCCGATAAAATCGGTTCGACATGCCAACGCCGATGCTCATGCCGGGGTCGGACTTCCAGGCTAGATAGAGGTCCAGAACCAGCACCCGAAATTGACGAATAGGTGAGCCAGCAGCACGCCTGCCGGGGCGACCTGCGTTATCAAACTCGACCGCAAAATAGTCTGCCCACAGGTCCGCGATTAGCGCGTGAACCTCTAGGTGCTCAGACCACGTGTGGACGTCTAAAGGACGTGAATTGGAGAAATCTCTTTGCACGTAGACAGACTGGTTGTCACAGCCATCGTGGATAAGATTTTTATCCTGAACCTCAGTAGCTATGTTCATTTTAATATCCACCTTAACGAAGGCAAAGTTAGAAGATGCGAATTATATAAAAACTTAAGTTGCAAGTATCTAATTCCAATTTATGTGCATCTACAAGATGCATATTAGTACTCTAAGGGTGGGTTTTTGTCGCTGACGGCGCTTCAACTTAGCTTTGCACTTGCGCTATTTTTCGGGTAATGGCAATAGGGGCGTTATGGCCGGCATTTAACCAAACGGAGAAGCGCCTTGATTAATACCGAATGCAGTTTCACTGAAGTGGCGCAACAGCGACTCAACATTGATCCGCGCCCCCTGGGTGCAGAGATCAGGATATCGGTGCATTGCCCCCAGCCTGGCGGCCCTGGTGAGTGGATCGCAGCAATTGGCGTGATGAATGGGAGTGGTGAACTGACGAAATTCGAGATGTCAGACTTCAAAGATCAAGTGTCAGAAGAACAGCTTGAGCTAAGGGGTGTGATCGCATCACTGACTTGGCTGAAGCAGCAGGGTCTGCAGGTGCCCGTGATCATCTGGTGCAAATCAGCGTACTTAAAGGACACCTTCGGAAGAGGGCGCTATCACGAGTGGAAGGCTAATGGGTGGAGGCTGGGGTCAGGGCATACGCCGAGAAATTCCGAACGCCTCCATCAGTTGCATGACCTAATCGCCGACCAAATCCTCACTTGGAATAGTTTGGACGAGCTCGATCATTTAGAGTCGGTCTCACTTGATGAGGACTTAAGAGACTAACCTGACCTAACAGGTGGAATCATATCCTAAATCACAACCTCCATGCATTACCGGTACGTATATTACGCATGTGTACCCTCGCCCCCCTCGTCTCGCCATTTTGTAAAGGCGATGCAAATCAATGGTGATGAGGTAGTTTACAACCTGCTACGCCCAAAATTAGGCGAGAGCCGTATACGGTATCGCAGTGGGTGGGGGTGGCACTCGCAGGGGTGGGGTAGGAATGTCCAGTGTGTTTACTTGGTCCGTTCCCGAGCAACAATAGGCCGTAGACCAAAGCGTAGACCAGTTTTGCCTATTGACCGGCCTTCGGATGTCGCTAACGTACTGATATAGTTAGGCAGGCAGTTGCTTTGGCTCCGGCGGGGGGCACCATTTTTTTCCATAGCACAGTGCAATAAATGTCAGCTGGCAGCTTTTGCCGGTCATCGAGCGATGACTGCAATCGGGCCGCAGGCCGGCTTTCCTCTGCCGGCCATCCTGTCTCAAAGCTCTCGAGCCACACTGCCCGCGTGAACCGCGAATTGCGCCCCCGCGGGTTTCGTTGGCGCTCCTGCCGAGAGCCTAAGGGCTTGGCGCTAGAATAGCGTCCTGCGGCGCACGGTGGGATCCATAAAGGTGCCATTGCCGCCGCTGGGCTGGGTGATTCCGCTATTGTACTGCTGCTGCATGTTCTGCTGGCGCGCAGCTGCATCATAGGCATTGACGTCGATGCCGATGACCGAGGTCAGCTGGTTCGGCCCGGTGCCGGGCTTGAACGCTTCCTTGATCGACGCCTCACCCTCAAATGCCTTCGCACCCGAGTTCGGGTTGATCCAAGCCGTGGTCATGCCCGGCGGGACATTGAAAGGCGTAGGGGGACGACCTGCCAGTGCCTTGGCCATGAAATTGGTGAAGATGGGCACAACCATGCCGCCGCCGGTGGAGGACGAGCCCATGGAACGCGGCTGGTCGAAGCCAACATAGATGCCAACGGCGAGTTCGGGCGTGAAGCCGACAAACCAGGCATCCTTATAGTCGTTGGTCGTGCCGGTCTTGCCGGCCACAGGGCGATTGAGCGCGCGTGCTGCAGTGCCGGTACCGCGCTGCACAACGCCTTCCATCATCGAGGTGATCTGGTAGGCCGTCATCGGATCGAGCACCTGCTCGCGATTGTCAACGATGCGCGGCTCGCCCTGACCATGCCAGTCGGCAGCGGAACAACCGTCGCACAAACGATTGTCGTGACGATAGACGGTCGCGCCATAGCGATCCTGAATACGGTCGATGAGCGTCGGCACGATCTTCCGGCCACCATTGGCGATGGTGGCATAAGCAGACGTCATGCGCATGTTTGTCGTTTCACCGGCCCCCAGCGACATGGCAAGCACAGGCTGCATGGTATCGTAGATGCCAAACATGCGGGCATATTCCGCAATCAGCGGCATGCCGATGTCGCGGGCCAGACGGACTGTCATGACGTTACGGCTACGTTCGATCCCGCGGCGCAGCGTCTGCGGGCCGTAGAATTCCTGCGCATAGTTTTCCGGACGCCAGATGGAGCCGTCGCCGTTGCGGATTTCGACGGGGGCATCCAGCACCACGGATGCCGGCGTATAGCCATTGTCGAGAGCTGCGGCATAGACGATCGGCTTGAAAGACGAGCCCGGCTGACGCAGCGCTTGGGTAGCCCGGTTGAATTCGGATTCTGCAAAGGAGAAACCGCCGACCATGGCCAGCACACGGCCGGTCCGCGGATCCATGGCAACCAGCGAGCCCTCAATCTCAGGGACTTGCTCAAGTGTGTAGATGCCGTCCTTGCCCGCGACTGGCGAGACATAGACAACATCACCAACAGCAAGAATGTCCTGTACCGGCTTGGAAACCCAGCGAATTTCGGGACCGGACAATGTGCCCTCAACGCGGTCCGGGCCGATTGCGCCATCCACGTCATTATCTGGGCGCAGGCCAATTCGAGCCTGGTTGTTGCCGACCTCAAGCACGACCGCGAGCTGCCATTCCGGCACGTCGCTCAGCGGGCGGATTTTCGCGACATCGAGGCCCCAGTCTTCGCCAAGTTCGATGCTGGCGACTGGCGCCCGGAAGCCCCGGGTATGGTCGTAGGCGATCAGGCCATCCATCAGTGCCCGGCGGGCATATTCCTGCAGGCGCGGCTCAAGCGTGGTGCGCACCGACAGGCCGCCGCCATAAAGCTGGTCCTCGCCATAGAGCTTGGCCAGTTCGCGACGGACTTCCTCGGTGAAATACTCGGCCACATAGACTTGGCTGCCCGAGGCGCGTGGGATGACGTTGAGGGGCTCATCCTTGGCTGCAGCGGCATCCTGTGGCGTGACATAGCCATTTTCCACCATTCGATCGATGACCCAATTGCGGCGCTCGATAGCGGCCTGCGGGCGGCGGAAAGGATGGTAGTTGTTCGGGCCCTTGGGCAGCGCCGCGATATAGGCGGCTTCGCTCAGCGTCAGTTGATAGAGGGCCTTGTCGAAGTAATTGAGGGCCGCTGCCGCGACGCCATAGGAATTGAGACCGAGAAAAATCTCGTTGAGATAGAGCTCGAGAATCCGATCCTTGGTGAAGGTCGACTCGATGCGGATAGCGAGAATGGCTTCCTGGATCTTGCGGTCCCAGGTCTGCTCGGAGGTGAGCAGGAAGTTCTTGGCGACCTGCTGGGTAATGCTCGAACCGCCACCCTGAATGGCACTGTTGCCATCCATGCGAGCGAGGAGATTGTCGCGCAAGGCGCGGACGATACCGTCAAAGGCGATACCGCCGTGCGTGTAGAAATCCTTGTCCTCCGCTGAGAGGAACGCTTCGACGACGAGCGGCGGCACAGTCTCCATCGGCTGGAAAAGGCGGCGCTCGCGCGCGTATTCGGCCAGCAGGGTCCCGTCAGCCGCGTGCACGCGCGTCGTTACCGGCGGCTGGTAGTCCTTGA is from Devosia sp. SD17-2 and encodes:
- a CDS encoding penicillin-binding protein 1A, which gives rise to MFRLLGWLFGFGMFVALGGVAVAAVYLAGVTAQLPDYTVLKDYQPPVTTRVHAADGTLLAEYARERRLFQPMETVPPLVVEAFLSAEDKDFYTHGGIAFDGIVRALRDNLLARMDGNSAIQGGGSSITQQVAKNFLLTSEQTWDRKIQEAILAIRIESTFTKDRILELYLNEIFLGLNSYGVAAAALNYFDKALYQLTLSEAAYIAALPKGPNNYHPFRRPQAAIERRNWVIDRMVENGYVTPQDAAAAKDEPLNVIPRASGSQVYVAEYFTEEVRRELAKLYGEDQLYGGGLSVRTTLEPRLQEYARRALMDGLIAYDHTRGFRAPVASIELGEDWGLDVAKIRPLSDVPEWQLAVVLEVGNNQARIGLRPDNDVDGAIGPDRVEGTLSGPEIRWVSKPVQDILAVGDVVYVSPVAGKDGIYTLEQVPEIEGSLVAMDPRTGRVLAMVGGFSFAESEFNRATQALRQPGSSFKPIVYAAALDNGYTPASVVLDAPVEIRNGDGSIWRPENYAQEFYGPQTLRRGIERSRNVMTVRLARDIGMPLIAEYARMFGIYDTMQPVLAMSLGAGETTNMRMTSAYATIANGGRKIVPTLIDRIQDRYGATVYRHDNRLCDGCSAADWHGQGEPRIVDNREQVLDPMTAYQITSMMEGVVQRGTGTAARALNRPVAGKTGTTNDYKDAWFVGFTPELAVGIYVGFDQPRSMGSSSTGGGMVVPIFTNFMAKALAGRPPTPFNVPPGMTTAWINPNSGAKAFEGEASIKEAFKPGTGPNQLTSVIGIDVNAYDAAARQQNMQQQYNSGITQPSGGNGTFMDPTVRRRTLF